The Gossypium hirsutum isolate 1008001.06 chromosome A13, Gossypium_hirsutum_v2.1, whole genome shotgun sequence nucleotide sequence GTGGAGCTAGTTGGGCTTGTCTATTTGGTATTCTGGCTTGGCGGATTTAGAAGAACcgcaatctttttatttttcaaggcTACCCTTGGCAAACAAGAGAGATGGTCAATAACTCTTTTTGTTGGGCTTCTCAATGTTTTTCACTCTCTAGAGGTGCTACTAGTGGCGGTTTTGGCCTCCCTTTGGAAGAGCAAGATTATAGTTCTACGATCTTTCTTAATACTGATGGGGCAGTGTGCTCGGATTCTGGATATGCATCTGCTGGGGGGTTGCTAGAGACATGAATGGACAGTGGCTTTTTGGTTTCAATCGTTACCTTGGAAAGTGCTTGATCTTTGATGCTGAACTTTGGGGCATTTTTGAAGGGCTTAAGTTTGTTCAAAGAAGAAGTTATGATCGTGTAATAATCCTCTAAGATAGTTTGGACGTTATTCGGGCCATTCAAGGAAGTAACCAAACCACATTGAACTCTGCTTTAATCAGGTGAATTCAGAGTATTCTTTCTTAGGAAAATTCTTGGGTTCTGTGGTATATTCCTAGAGAACAGAATGTAGTGGCTGATTGCATGGCAAAATAAGCATTATTATCTAGTATTGAGCTTCAATTTTTTGATTTTCCCTCTCTTAGGGTTCGAAGTTTCTTAGATTTGGACCGGCTTAGGGGCTCTTTCTCAAATCTTTTAATGTAATTTCTTAGCTTTTAtgttttttcaccaaaaaaataaaaatcgaaaTGGTAGTGAACAAAAAGATATTTTTTACATTACTAATCATATCATCGGTTTAATCCACCGATTCGGTCTGGTTCACGTATCTTTTATTACCAATAAAACGAAGACGTTTTAGGCTTTGGTAAAAGACAACTTATAATCTTGACTTCGAGCAACACTGCCAACTTCTCTCCCCACTATCTAATTACCAGTAGCGCCGTTTCCGTACATTTCCCCTAAAATCTCCATAGACAAAATGCAAGAAATGAAGGCTGAGATTgcaaccaaaaattcaaagaaggCAAATCTATTAGATCACAATTCCCTCAAACACATCCTCGACGAATCCGTCTCTGaggtataataaattttttttaaaaattttaaaaaaatcaattgaaataaCCCTAGATCCATTCATCTTCACGATTTGCTGCTCGAATTTttcgaataattattttttttcgtactttcaaatttttttggtATTTGAATAGATCGTTACGAGTCGTGGATATGCGGAAGATGTGAGGATGAGCAATGTCAGATTATTCATTGGAACGATTATCATTGTAATCGCTCTATTTGCTCAGTTTTACAAAAAGAAGTTCCCTGGAAACCGTGATTTCCTCATTGGTTGCATTGTATTATATCCTTTTTTGCAGAATTTGTTTGTTTTGGTTTATTGTAATTGCTAGATAAATAGTTGTTCAAGAATGTTTAggatgaatttgaattgaatttctttatttttggaataatttttaattaaaaatttgtgATGAGAATCTAATATAGGTTTCATTTGGTTGTTTACGTTGTTATATAATAGAAgcataatagtagtatttaaaaTGCAGTTCATATCTCTGCATAAATTGATCCATATGAAAGTAAAATTAGGTATattcttattaaaaattaaaaaagtaatttaattatgGAAATCTAGATTAGCTTATATAACAGAATGaactttttatttcttatttctagATTTGAAACAGAGAAGCAAAAGCAACTGAACTAGACTGAGTCTTAGGTTACTTAATACATTTTTTTGGTGTGATCTtatgttaaattttctatttaaaatcatattttttaatttgttccaaaaaaaaaattccccATTTTTAGTATTATACTTAGTTATTAATagcattaaaaaagaaaaaccttcCATTAGCCTGACATAGGTTCAACATTTGGCTTCTTTGTGAACATAATGCAAAATGATgagccccccccccccccccttcttcttttttccctttttgttaTGCTTCACAAGTGAAACTATTTGGCCAGAGAGTATTTATGGCTAAGACAAGATGGTGTTAAAGATTTTGTGTTGATttccctatttttttttcttgctttTCTTGGCAGCCAATGAGTGTCATCATGTTTGTTTGATCCTTGACTCTGGCAAGTATATAGTTTTCAATGTAATACTCCAGCTGATCAGCTACACAAAGGAAAAGAACGCAATTATGTTTACTTACCCTCCTCCTGTAAGTTCCTTGGGTTTCTAACTGAACATGTCTTCATTTTATATATTGTGCTATGgaatgattttcttttctttaagatGATGTTATCTCATGTATATGATTAGGTAGGACTTTGGTCTTGATGTGCTTAAGCTGCGATGTTGGGTTTCCTCGATATTTGCATGGTTACCAACTCTTGAGATTACCATCTAATACTAATATATTTTAATGGCATGACATTGTATTCTTGAGTTTACAACTTTTTAATGCGAATACAATGTCATCTAACTCTGGTTCAAGTTTCTAATAGAAAGTTGTAAACTATTTGCATCATAAATGAAATTGAAGGATTGCTTTGTGTCTATAATTAGCTCAGTTCTATGCTTTTATATTTCATCCATGTATTTTCACATTGTTGCCATATTTTTAATGTACTGCCAATGCTTTTAGAGTAATTGTGTGGAATCATGGCATCCAATATGTATATAGATTCTTGAGTACTGCTCAAGGTAGTCATATTTCTTGTACTAGCTAAAAGTAAACAAACATCCATTCTTACATAGTATGTGCATATGCTTTCTGTGTGCCTTGGGCTGAAAGGAACTTTCCAATTTACTAAGATTGAAAAGTAAATGTGCCAATGGATCTAGTTCTTGAGGTCCCTAGGATGCCCATGGAGTGTGCTTGTGTAAAAAGCTCTGCATGCGTTATTTTCTACATCAAAGTGCTAATCTTGTATTTGCAGGGCTCCGTCACCAGTACTGGATTGGTGGTCTCTTCAAAGTTGCCGAGATTCTCTGATCTTTATACGCTTAGCATAGTGAGTGCAGATCCCAAATCAATATCTGCAGGCAAACCAGTAGAGTTTACCAAAAATGTTACCCAGTGGTATGTCTGCCATTTCCTTCTCCTTTCTTTTGCTCTTTACTATCCAGTTTTCAGCTATGTTATTCCAGCTTCTCATTCTTTTTGAAGTATCAGTGTCCAACACATGTACAGACATGGGTATACAAGTCATACAACTCTACAAGGATCttccaaattcattaaaaaaaatacgaaaataattgaACATACCCGTATCCAACATTCGAGTCTGCATAACAAATGCAACCCTTTTAACAGCTGTTGAAATATTGCAGGTTCACGAAGGATGGAGTATTGGTGGAGGGCCTATTCTGGAAAGATGTTGGAGCACTAATTGATGATTATGCAGCAGTACCTAAGAAAAAGAAGTGATGTAAGAAGTAAGGTTTACTTTGATAGGCTACTTGTTAAAACTGTGAATTCAGGCCCTGGTGTGGCTTTCCGATATAAAACATGTTAATTGATGATTTTGGGACCTAGATTCTGAATCCATTTCGCCCAGCTTACAACATGGATCATTTGttcattaaccaaaaaaaaaaagaaaaaaaaccatcaGACATTCCTCAATAGTCAATCCCCACCCAAAATTTGGccaatcaaattataaatatttgcATGTACATGTAAATGAACAGAGCAGTTTAGTTTACCATGAACAAGATTTTGACTCGAATACGAATCAAGTTCAATTATTTATGTTCATAGACAAGAAACTCGTTTTTTTGTTCTAATATTATatattcataaaattattttttgtgttgaatatatttatttataatacaattattaatatttatatttgattattttatattaaaatacataattttaaataaacggTTGATTCCCTGCATGAAACTTTCAATCAGGCACATAAACATGCCTAATGAATCAAATTACGTATCTTAGTGGACTATAACGCCAAAAACATAGCCTCGGGAAGTATATTAACATACAAATCTACTATCTCACTGGAAAATCTCATTAATCTGAACTTTAGTTTAGGTTCAAGTATATATCATCATCAAGTTGATGATCTAAATCCCTAACAGATCATATCACTCATATCCACTGAATTGCTACAAGATTTAATTAGCCTCAAAACCATGCATCAAAGGCACCCCAGAGAAAACCATAGACTTCAACCCTATAAGCTAAATGAGACCATCATAAAATCATCCAGGGGATGCCATTCTCAATATGCAAATCATCCTTGAATCCCAACGAACCCTAAAATCAGATTCATTGAAGTGATAAGCAGCCAATTTGTAAACCAAATGGCCACCAAGCAAATTCCAGAATTCTTAGCCCCACTTGAGAACTCCACATTATATTTCATTGTCATATTCTCTGTTAAAATACCCCATTTCCTCCCTCTTTCATTATCCCCTCCGCTATGATCCATCAACTCATATACATAAACCTCGGCCACCCCATCTTTCTTCAATGGTGTTGCAGCTCCTGACTTCAAATGCCTGACCAAACCCTTCAAATACATCTCTGCATAAACCCCATTTGCTTCAACCTCCTCCGCTTGGCTTCCCCCGCTCGGCCACCCCGTTTCCGCCACGACCACCGGGATATTCTGGTACCCCATCGCTGCCATAGCTGTCAACACGGCATCTGCCATCATTGCAAACAGGTTGAAGTACCTTATCCCAGTGACGGGATCGTCTCGGAAGTTGAAAGGGTTGTCTTGGAATAAAGCAAACCCGATTGGGATTTCGCTGTTGAGGCGAAAAAGGTTGTAGGGATAAATGTTGATGAGGAAAGAGGAATTCGTTTGTTCCAAGAATTGGAGCAAGGGTTTTATGATGAGGTCACCGGCTGGTTGTTGGAACACGGCGGAGGAAGGTGGGAAAGCGGTGGTGATTGTGGAGAAGAAAGAGAATGTGGCAGAGATTTGGATTTTATTGATGCCTAGCTCTTGAAGTGCATGGTGGAGGTTTCTCGTTGCCGGAAGAAGGAAAGGGGAGAAATCTTGTATGGTGGTGGAATCGAGCACGGTGTTGCCTACGGAGATGAGGGAGATTTTGGAACGAGGGTAAAGAGGGAGGACGTGACGGCGGAGCCAGCTGAGTGCGACGGAGCCGTTGGAGGCGAGAGCCGGGAGGTGAGAGTTTGAGATGGAGAGGAAAAGGGAAGCGTTGGTGGGTGCAAAGGCTTTGATGAGAGAAGGGTCGGGGTCGGGCAGGCGGACACTGGTGATCTTGAGGGCGGAGATGAGGGATGAAACCTTGGCCGGAAAAGGCGGCGGTGGAGGAGAGACGGTGGAGGAATAGGTGATTCCGATAGAAGGGATGGAAGAGGTGAAGTGGAGGAAGGAAAAGAGGAGAGAAAGGAAGAGAAAGGAAGCCATTTTTCACTGTTCGTGAAAAAATGATGAAGAGCGTGAGTTCAGTTAGTTAAGTAACGGCGGTTAGAGGCTGTTATTTTAGGCGGGAAAGTTCAGTTATGGTTGTGTGTGATTCTCTGCGGAATGGTGCACATTTAACATTCATCTGAACCGTTCATTGGACAACGTTCTGTGATGTAAGGGAATGATTGATTGatgtattttgattttggatGAGGCCCATTGGGTTGAATCTAATATGAATCGGATTTTGGGCCTAGTTCCTAATTAATTTCATTAACAACGATGTTTGGATGGGCGGTGGGCTGCGGCACAgtacgtttagcttactttttgtctcatgttacaatatctaatctcactgtTATCAAGTGATTAATAAAGCAAATtaattgattacattaatatactttgtataattgtcctcatgtgatttttgcatgcaaagcaaaatagaagcaaatgttgttCACTGGTCGTCtgatgtttaaactaatactaagtggtattacgtggtcggatcgtaatacggaaaggcaacttatattagtagactaacctaaacatatccttagtctaatcggaaataAGCAAATCGATTGAAATACTAATATACCGTCTATTA carries:
- the LOC107929491 gene encoding probable signal peptidase complex subunit 2, whose product is MQEMKAEIATKNSKKANLLDHNSLKHILDESVSEIVTSRGYAEDVRMSNVRLFIGTIIIVIALFAQFYKKKFPGNRDFLIGCIVLYIVFNVILQLISYTKEKNAIMFTYPPPGSVTSTGLVVSSKLPRFSDLYTLSIVSADPKSISAGKPVEFTKNVTQWFTKDGVLVEGLFWKDVGALIDDYAAVPKKKK
- the LOC107929527 gene encoding glucan endo-1,3-beta-glucosidase 2 yields the protein MASFLFLSLLFSFLHFTSSIPSIGITYSSTVSPPPPPFPAKVSSLISALKITSVRLPDPDPSLIKAFAPTNASLFLSISNSHLPALASNGSVALSWLRRHVLPLYPRSKISLISVGNTVLDSTTIQDFSPFLLPATRNLHHALQELGINKIQISATFSFFSTITTAFPPSSAVFQQPAGDLIIKPLLQFLEQTNSSFLINIYPYNLFRLNSEIPIGFALFQDNPFNFRDDPVTGIRYFNLFAMMADAVLTAMAAMGYQNIPVVVAETGWPSGGSQAEEVEANGVYAEMYLKGLVRHLKSGAATPLKKDGVAEVYVYELMDHSGGDNERGRKWGILTENMTMKYNVEFSSGAKNSGICLVAIWFTNWLLITSMNLILGFVGIQG